One window of Branchiostoma lanceolatum isolate klBraLanc5 chromosome 6, klBraLanc5.hap2, whole genome shotgun sequence genomic DNA carries:
- the LOC136436162 gene encoding phosphonoacetaldehyde hydrolase-like isoform X1, with amino-acid sequence MCWALRTSSSKMAWSNPRMQYSCLRRYRGPVKLVVLDWAGTVIDYGVCAPALTFSQIFKNEGVPISNEEARGPMGAHKRVHIQRVLENESVRGRWIQKHGGPPTEEDVDRMYANFVPMQLSVMKNYSTMIPGAVETVNHLREKGMKIGSTTGYTTPILDDLKPVAAKQGYEPDFYAAADMVPQARPCPYMVWLNAIKLDVHPIEAVVKVDDTVDGVKEGTSAGCWAVGVAKTGNYVGATEEEVAAMSQGELDRKLQRAYDTLIDSGAHYVIDSIVDLPGVIADINRRLAAGERP; translated from the exons ATGTGCTGGGCACTGCGGACTTCATCATCG AAAATGGCTTGGTCAAACCCCCGTATGCAGTACTCCTGTTTGAGGAGGTACCGTGGTCCCGTCAAACTCGTGGTACTGGACTGGGCAGGGACCGTCATCGACTACGGGGTGTGCGCGCCAGCACTGACCTTCTCTCAGATCTTCAAGAATGAAGGAGTCCCCATCTCCAACGAGGAGGCAAGGGGGCCCATGGGAGCACACAAGAGG GTTCACATCCAGCGCGTTCTGGAGAACGAGAGCGTGAGGGGGCGGTGGATCCAGAAGCATGGCGGACCCCCCACGGAGGAGGATGTGGATCGCATGTACGCCAACTTCGTCCCCATGCAGCTGTCCGTCATGAAGAACTACTCCACCATGATACCAG GTGCTGTAGAGACAGTGAACCATCTCAGAGAGAAGGGGATGAAGATTGGCTCCACGACCGGCTACACCACCCCCATCCTGGACGACCTGAAGCCGGTCGCCGCGAAGCAAGGTTACGAGCCGGACTTCTACGCCGCGGCCGACATGGTCCCGCAGGCACGCCCATGCCCGTATATGGTGTGGCTGAACGCCATCAAGCTTGACGTGCATCCTATTGAAGCTGTTGTGAAG GTGGATGACACAGTGGACGGAGTAAAGGAGGGAACGTCAGCAGGATGCTGGGCCGTGGGCGTGGCAAAAACG GGTAACTACGTGGGGGCGACGGAGGAAGAGGTGGCGGCCATGAGCCAGGGCGAGCTGGACAGGAAGCTGCAGCGCGCCTACGACACGCTGATCGACTCCGGCGCTCACTACGTCATCGACAGCATCGTCGACCTGCCTGGTGTCATAGCAGACATCAACCGCCGGTTAGCAGCAGGGGAGAGGCCTTGA
- the LOC136436162 gene encoding phosphonoacetaldehyde hydrolase-like isoform X2: MAWSNPRMQYSCLRRYRGPVKLVVLDWAGTVIDYGVCAPALTFSQIFKNEGVPISNEEARGPMGAHKRVHIQRVLENESVRGRWIQKHGGPPTEEDVDRMYANFVPMQLSVMKNYSTMIPGAVETVNHLREKGMKIGSTTGYTTPILDDLKPVAAKQGYEPDFYAAADMVPQARPCPYMVWLNAIKLDVHPIEAVVKVDDTVDGVKEGTSAGCWAVGVAKTGNYVGATEEEVAAMSQGELDRKLQRAYDTLIDSGAHYVIDSIVDLPGVIADINRRLAAGERP; the protein is encoded by the exons ATGGCTTGGTCAAACCCCCGTATGCAGTACTCCTGTTTGAGGAGGTACCGTGGTCCCGTCAAACTCGTGGTACTGGACTGGGCAGGGACCGTCATCGACTACGGGGTGTGCGCGCCAGCACTGACCTTCTCTCAGATCTTCAAGAATGAAGGAGTCCCCATCTCCAACGAGGAGGCAAGGGGGCCCATGGGAGCACACAAGAGG GTTCACATCCAGCGCGTTCTGGAGAACGAGAGCGTGAGGGGGCGGTGGATCCAGAAGCATGGCGGACCCCCCACGGAGGAGGATGTGGATCGCATGTACGCCAACTTCGTCCCCATGCAGCTGTCCGTCATGAAGAACTACTCCACCATGATACCAG GTGCTGTAGAGACAGTGAACCATCTCAGAGAGAAGGGGATGAAGATTGGCTCCACGACCGGCTACACCACCCCCATCCTGGACGACCTGAAGCCGGTCGCCGCGAAGCAAGGTTACGAGCCGGACTTCTACGCCGCGGCCGACATGGTCCCGCAGGCACGCCCATGCCCGTATATGGTGTGGCTGAACGCCATCAAGCTTGACGTGCATCCTATTGAAGCTGTTGTGAAG GTGGATGACACAGTGGACGGAGTAAAGGAGGGAACGTCAGCAGGATGCTGGGCCGTGGGCGTGGCAAAAACG GGTAACTACGTGGGGGCGACGGAGGAAGAGGTGGCGGCCATGAGCCAGGGCGAGCTGGACAGGAAGCTGCAGCGCGCCTACGACACGCTGATCGACTCCGGCGCTCACTACGTCATCGACAGCATCGTCGACCTGCCTGGTGTCATAGCAGACATCAACCGCCGGTTAGCAGCAGGGGAGAGGCCTTGA
- the LOC136436147 gene encoding protein XRP2-like yields the protein MGCLCSHPEEPAAQEEEAPKVYSWDRRDKVDPKDFTIANLKDETVGRVPGTVNGQQFIIQDCENCNIFIFDHAATITIDDCINCRIFLGPIKGSVFIRDCKDCKCMFACQQFRTRDCKKIDCFLSCATQPIIEASTGMKFACFQYFYPELESQFTAAGLSVFNNNWSNIHDFTPVPGENSWGLLSEDVKVEDCLPNPTTEQFQGVQISTQSQDSVIPITRGSRRKTSDESCLVVFFSGDVDNRELARRFLQKMGQENAGCALMQTKEISMTGDDVRRVFGSSAELELFVQAAQRGPVIGIEYNGTNSVHSCKENVQAVVGSAAAVVYTSDSPAKAATDVDNFYNFADMQMM from the exons ATGGGGTGCCTGTGTTCACACCCCGAGGAGCCGGCGGCGCAAGAGGAGGAGGCGCCGAAGGTGTACAGCTGGGACAGACGGGACAAGGTGGACCCAAAGGACTTCACCATAGCGAACCTAAAG GATGAGACGGTCGGTCGGGTACCCGGCACCGTCAACGGCCAACAGTTCATCATCCAGGACTGCGAGAACTGCAACATCTTCATCTTCGACCACGCGGCCACGATAACGATCGACGACTGCATCAACTGCCGCATCTTCCTGGGACCCATCAAGGGCAGTGTGTTCATCCGCGACTGCAAGGACTGTAAGTGCATGTTCGCCTGTCAGCAGTTCCGCACGCGCGACTGCAAGAAGATAGACTGCTTCCTGAGCTGCGCCACCCAGCCCATCATCGAGGCGTCTACGGGGATGAAGTTCGCCTGCTTCCAGTACTTCTACCCCGAGCTCGAGTCCCAGTTCACCGCGGCGGGGCTCAGCGTGTTCAACAACAACTGGAGCAACATCCATGACTTCACGCCCGTGCCTGGGGAGAACAGCTGGGGGCTTCTCTCGGAGGACGTCAAGGTTGAAGACTGCCTGCCAAATCCCACCACGGAGCAGTTCCAGGGGGTCCAGATCTCCACCCAATCGCAGGACAGCGTCATCCCCATCACGAGAGGCTCGCGGCGGAAGACCTCGGACGAGTCGTGTCTCGTGGTATTCTTCTCTGGCGACGTAGACAACCGCGAGCTGGCCCGGCGGTTTCTACAGAAGATGGGCCAGGAGAATGCAGGTTGTGCCTTGATGCAGACGAAGGAGATCAGTATGACGGGGGACGACGTGAGACGAGTGTTCGGGTCGTCCGCTGAGTTGGAGTTATTTGTACAAGCAGCTCAAAGAG GACCGGTGATTGGAATTGAGTACAACGGAACCAACAGCGTGCACTCTTGTAAAGAAAACGTCCAAGCCGTGGTGGGGAGCGCCGCTGCGGTCGTCTACACCTCCGACAGTCCGGCCAAAGCAGCGACCGACGTCGACAACTTCTACAACTTTGCTGACATGCAGATGATGTAG
- the LOC136437178 gene encoding uncharacterized protein produces the protein MLSRPVLITAAGITSCLLFLYTVSKTGHIPGTVDPPILGALTDSPKHVLVTGAAGFIGFHLTRALLDKPHARVFGVDNFDKWSDLKLKQDRAHELYEYGVALEDGDICDLEYLTDLFIRENFTHVVHLAGRSGVRGQDLDAAAIMENNVECFVTLLEVVKNYKNIKLVYASSASVYGSSSPLPFSPSHPVIQPDTIEGLAKRTVELLAQGYCKEFGVQQVGLRFFTVYGPWGREDSALNTFTQQLLEGEVLQVFHTREGRPLERDFLYVEDAVRGVLSALDLSPAHCGQVFNLASGQAQSAVDIVALLEQQLNIQAQAVSYCLFRVRQYRVVDMLII, from the exons ATGCTGTCCCGACCCGTCCTCATCACTGCTGCCGGCATCACGAGCTGCCTGCTGTTCCTCTACACAGTCAGCAAGACTGGGCACATCCCAG GCACCGTTGACCCACCCATCCTGGGTGCCCTTACAGACAGCCCTAAGCACGTGTTAGTAACCGGAGCAGCGGGCTTCATAGGGTTCCACCTGACCAGGGCTCTGCTGGACAAGCCTCACGCTAGAGTCTTTGGGGTGGACAACTTTGACAAGTGGTCTGACTTGAAGCTGAAGCAG GACAGAGCCCATGAGCTGTATGAATACGGAGTTGCCCTTGAGGACGGGGACATCTGTGACCTTGAGTACCTGACAGACCTCTTCATCAGGGAGAACTTCACCCATGTGGTGCACCTGGCGGGGAGGtcgggggtcagaggtcaggaccTGGACGCGGCCGCCATCATGGAGAACAATGTGGAGTGCTTTGTGACCTTGCTGGAGGTCGTGAAAAACTATAAA AACATCAAGCTCGTTTACGCCTCGTCAGCGTCGGTCTACGGAAGCTCTTCCCCGCTTCCCTTCTCCCCCTCTCACCCTGTAATCCAACCTGACACCATAGAGGGCCTTGCCAAGCGGACAGTAGAGCTCCTAGCACAGGGGTACTGTAAGGAGTTTGGGGTGCAGCAG GTGGGTCTGCGTTTCTTCACGGTGTACGGGCCGTGGGGGCGCGAGGACTCGGCGCTGAACACCTTCACACAGCAGCTGCTGGAGGGAGAAGTTCTGCAGGTGTTCCACACCAG GGAGGGCCGACCCCTTGAGAGAGACTTCTTGTACGTGGAGGATGCGGTGCGAGGTGTCCTGTCTGCCCTGGACCTCAGCCCTGCTCACTGTGGACAGGTGTTTAACCTGGCTTCAGGTCAGGCCCAGTCAGCAGTGGACATAGTGGCTCTACTGGAGCAGCAGCTCAATATTCAAGCTCAGGCCGTGAGTTATTGCTTGTTTAGAGTTAGACAGTACAGAGTGGTGGACATgctaattatctaa
- the LOC136437111 gene encoding leucine-rich repeat-containing protein 15-like yields MSQSAFVRYRSLVDLDLSQNHITYILPRTFSNLLQLQMLTLSRNKITNILPGTISHLPQLQRLCLDYNQITTIQTGVFSNLSHLRQLLLSFNQITTIQPHAFLNLLQLRRLMLSSNQISNIQSDTFSNLPRLQTLALSRNKIINIQPSTFSNLPQLRSLSLHYNQITNILPGAFSNISLLQQLYLNNNKIKTIQSGAFSNLPKLEILRLHSNKITTIQPSMFSDLPKLLQLTLNSNRMVTLPSTAYSMLSAISSIRVSSNPWQCNCSMLPFRLKMSGSQSFENQITCSQPAKFQEQKLKDISPEDLNCEEPTIVSFQRANNNTLVQGNTLELHLVCEASGIPQPDITVTLPSGLNANAESGGRVTVDVNGTIAITNVTAADAGQYICTAGNPAGYASSTLSVDVLLNLPKTTTNASPLSVGTTGSSTHLTSNGNLVSSPTFYQPVPAASTFSSPVLVHSPPSEEPESHPNLPVSVPIATIAGAAAGTVLIGSIVFTICWKRWTRNRSVGPDPGVVSNSTDTRATVTTRGAPDTTVTVTTDGAPDTRATVTTGGAPDTTVTVTTDGAPDTTVTVTTDGAPDTMATVTTGGAPDTTVTVTTSGHDHM; encoded by the coding sequence ATGAGTCAATCTGCTTTCGTAAGATACAGGAGTTTGGTAGACCTAGATCTGTCCCAAAACCATATAACTTACATTCTGCCCCGTACATTCTCGAACTTACTACAGCTTCAAATGTTGACCCTGTCCAGAAACAAGATAACGAACATTCTACCAGGTACAATTTCACACCTGCCACAGCTCCAACGGTTGTGCCTGGACTACAACCAGATAACAACCATCCAGACCGGTGTATTCTCAAATTTATCCCACCTTCGACAGTTGCTGCTGAGCTTTAACCAGATAACAACAATTCAGCCTCATGCATTTTTAAATCTACTACAGCTCCGACGGTTGATGTTGTCCTCTAATCAGATAAGTAACATTCAGTCTGATACATTCTCAAACCTACCACGGCTACAAACACTGGCCCTGTCTAGAAACAAGATAATTAACATTCAGCCcagcacattttcaaacctACCACAGCTGCGATCGTTGTCTCTGCACTACAACCAAATAACTAACATTCTGCCTGGTGCATTCTCAAACATCTCACTGCTCCAACAGTTGTAcctgaacaacaacaagataAAAACCATTCAGTCTGGTGCATTTTCAAACCTGCCCAAGCTCGAAATACTGCGCCTGCACTCCAACAAAATAACAACCATCCAACCAAGTATGTTCTCAGATCTACCAAAGCTCCTACAGTTGACTTTGAACTCCAACCGAATGGTGACACTTCCCTCTACTGCCTATTCCATGCTATCAGCAATCTCTAGCATAAGAGTTTCCagcaacccctggcagtgtaaCTGTAGCATGCTTCCGTTCAGGTTAAAGATGAGCGGATCTCAATCATTTGAAAATCAGATAACTTGTTCCCAACCAGCCAAGTTTCAAGAGCAAAAGCTGAAAGATATCAGTCCTGAGGATCTGAACTGTGAAGAGCCAACCATTGTAAGCTTTCAGAGGGCCAACAATAACACATTGGTGCAGGGGAACACTCTCGAGCTCCATTTGGTCTGTGAAGCTTCTGGTATACCTCAACCAGACATCACAGTCACCCTCCCATCTGGACTGAATGCTAATGCTGAGTCAGGAGGGAGGGTTACTGTGGATGTGAATGGTACCATCGCCATAACTAATGTCACTGCAGCAGATGCAGGGCAGTACATCTGTACAGCAGGGAATCCTGCTGGCTATGCATCTTCCACACTCTCTGTTGATGTCCTCTTGAATCTGCCCAAGACTACCACAAATGCTTCACCTCTTTCTGTTGGTACCACCGGTTCTTCAACCCATCTCACAAGCAATGGCAATCTTGTATCCTCTCCCACTTTCTACCAACCTGTACCTGCTGCCTCTACCTTCTCTTCCCCTGTTCTTGTCCATTCTCCACCTTCAGAAGAACCTGAATCTCATCCCAATCTCCCAGTGTCTGTTCCCATTGCCACTATTGCTGGTGCAGCAGCCGGCACTGTCCTCATTGGTAGCATCGTTTTCACAATCTGTTGGAAGAGGTGGACCAGGAATCGCTCTGTTGGCCCAGACCCTGGTGTTGTATCCAACAGCACAGACACCAGGGCTACTGTAACAACCAGAGGTGCACCAGACACCACGGTTACTGTAACAACCGATGGTGCACCAGACACCAGGGCTACTGTAACAACCGGTGGTGCACCAGACACTACGGTTACTGTAACAACCGATGGTGCACCAGACACCACGGTTACTGTAACAACCGATGGTGCACCAGACACCATGGCTACTGTAACAACCGGTGGTGCACCAGACACTACGGTTACTGTAACAACCAGTGGTCATGACCATATGTAG